From one Staphylococcus kloosii genomic stretch:
- a CDS encoding 3-oxoacyl-ACP reductase, giving the protein MSKVILVTGSSKGLGATIVKTLVEQGQQVIINYCHSEQAAQDLVAELGSDNAIAIQADVTQREAVDKMIAQGTKHFGQIDVVVNNALVDFKFDPTAQQSFTELTWEDYQQQIDGTLKAAFNVTQSVVPQFKERKQGSIISIGTNLYQNPVVPYHQYTTAKAGLIGFTRNIAAELGQYGITANVVSGGLLKTTDASAVTTPEVFDIIAQTTPLRQVTTPEDVAHMVAFLASDNARGITGQNYTVDGGLTMN; this is encoded by the coding sequence ATGTCGAAAGTGATTTTAGTAACAGGCAGTAGTAAAGGTTTAGGAGCAACAATCGTTAAAACATTAGTGGAGCAAGGTCAGCAGGTAATTATTAATTACTGTCATAGTGAACAAGCGGCACAAGATTTAGTGGCAGAATTGGGCTCTGATAACGCGATTGCTATTCAAGCTGATGTAACTCAACGTGAAGCGGTAGATAAAATGATTGCACAAGGAACTAAACATTTTGGTCAAATTGATGTGGTAGTAAACAATGCGCTCGTAGATTTTAAATTTGATCCCACTGCGCAACAATCATTTACTGAATTAACATGGGAAGATTATCAACAACAAATAGATGGGACGTTAAAAGCTGCATTTAATGTTACTCAAAGTGTCGTGCCACAATTTAAAGAGCGTAAACAAGGTAGTATTATTAGTATTGGCACGAACCTATACCAAAACCCAGTCGTACCTTATCACCAATATACGACGGCGAAGGCTGGATTAATTGGCTTTACTCGCAACATAGCGGCTGAATTAGGTCAATATGGCATTACGGCAAATGTCGTTTCAGGAGGATTATTAAAAACAACTGACGCGAGTGCTGTTACAACGCCTGAAGTGTTTGATATTATTGCGCAAACGACGCCGTTACGCCAAGTGACAACACCAGAAGATGTTGCGCATATGGTTGCCTTTTTAGCTTCAGATAATGCACGCGGTATTACCGGTCAAAATTACACTGTCGATGGTGGCTTAACAATGAACTAA
- a CDS encoding LLM class flavin-dependent oxidoreductase: MDKRQLHIGVLLIGCGHHSGAWLMEDSLVERIGDIAYYQSLAQLAEKGYFDAVFFADNQALQVSDNSDMPSFWYDPLINLTAISQVTKHVGLVATISSSFANPFTVARQLLSLDHITSSRVGWNLVTSMTDLEAMNHSMAKLPNHSERYGKADEFAQVMNKLMVSWDEKALVYNRATGELIDAQQIKPIDHSGTHYHVQGPLTTPQSPQGKPVAMQAGASKQGIALAAKYADAVYSVSWNLAQARNYRQKLDAQLEEMNRQDYVKVFPGLVTYVGRTYEEALAKKAYLDKQMPIAKALKQLSFFVQQDCSAWPLDEPVPALPSVHEFEGPIGRYETILAIIEEKQPTVRELLGYISAGGGHLTLIGTPEQIVDEMEHWFNDGVADGFNLMPPTLPESLEDFVEYIVPELQKRNLYRHDYTTTTLRDHLSLH; this comes from the coding sequence ATGGATAAACGTCAACTTCATATTGGAGTGCTGTTAATTGGTTGTGGTCATCATTCTGGTGCATGGTTAATGGAAGATTCTTTAGTTGAGCGCATTGGTGATATTGCGTATTATCAGTCGTTAGCACAACTTGCTGAAAAAGGTTATTTTGATGCTGTATTCTTTGCAGATAATCAAGCATTACAAGTTTCTGATAATAGTGATATGCCATCATTTTGGTACGATCCTTTAATTAATTTAACTGCTATTTCTCAAGTAACCAAGCATGTAGGTTTAGTCGCTACAATTTCGAGTAGTTTTGCTAATCCATTTACAGTGGCAAGACAACTTTTAAGTTTAGATCATATTACGAGCAGTCGTGTAGGATGGAACTTAGTGACTTCGATGACAGATTTAGAAGCGATGAATCATAGTATGGCGAAATTGCCTAATCATTCAGAACGTTACGGGAAGGCAGATGAATTTGCGCAAGTGATGAATAAATTGATGGTGTCATGGGATGAGAAAGCATTAGTATATAATCGTGCTACAGGTGAACTGATTGATGCACAACAAATTAAACCGATTGATCATTCGGGCACGCATTATCATGTGCAAGGACCATTGACGACGCCTCAAAGTCCGCAAGGTAAACCGGTGGCAATGCAAGCAGGTGCTTCGAAACAAGGCATTGCACTTGCCGCTAAATATGCAGATGCCGTCTATTCAGTATCTTGGAATTTAGCACAAGCGCGTAATTATCGCCAAAAGTTAGATGCCCAGTTAGAGGAAATGAATAGACAAGATTACGTTAAAGTTTTTCCAGGTTTAGTAACTTATGTTGGGCGTACTTATGAAGAAGCATTAGCCAAAAAAGCATATTTAGATAAGCAGATGCCAATAGCAAAAGCATTGAAACAATTAAGCTTTTTCGTTCAACAAGATTGTTCAGCATGGCCATTAGATGAACCTGTGCCAGCGTTACCTTCTGTACATGAATTTGAAGGACCTATTGGACGTTATGAAACGATATTAGCTATTATTGAAGAAAAACAACCGACTGTACGTGAATTATTAGGATATATTAGTGCTGGTGGCGGACATTTAACGTTAATAGGAACACCTGAACAAATCGTGGATGAGATGGAACATTGGTTTAATGATGGGGTGGCCGATGGATTTAATTTAATGCCACCTACGTTACCGGAAAGTTTAGAAGATTTCGTAGAATATATTGTGCCGGAATTGCAAAAACGTAACTTATACCGTCACGACTATACGACTACGACGTTGCGTGATCATTTGTCATTACACTAG
- a CDS encoding amino acid permease: MNILRKKDITTVISQKHTKLKKSMNTFDLVFLGIGAIIGTGIFVLTGTGALKAGPGLMLSFVIAALACLFTALCYAEFASMVPISGSAYTYTYTTLGEIFAFIIGWDLALEYMLGVSTVSVGWSGYFNSLLVGLGIHIPEQLTAPLGVTTANNEKGIFNLPAFIIVMLVTTLISIGIRETKKVNNIMVFIKVAVILLFIVVAIFYVKPDNLTPFLPYGFSGVFAAAATVFFAFIGFDAVSSSAEETINPAKTMPKGIIISLVICTILYVCVSLIMTGVVPFKMFAQYEAHPISAVLKYTNQNWISGVIDVGAILGMTTVMLVMLYGQTRVAYAMSKDGLIPKVFSIVNNKTNTPFIATWIFGISAGLLGALFSIETLSEMVSIGTLSAFILVSVSILILRKTAPNIDRKFKCPLVPIVPLLSIFFCAFLILNLDVTTWIRFVVWLIIGFIIYFSFSIRNSKLNA; encoded by the coding sequence ATGAATATATTAAGAAAAAAGGATATCACTACAGTAATTTCGCAAAAACATACGAAATTAAAAAAGAGTATGAATACCTTTGATTTAGTTTTCTTAGGTATAGGGGCGATTATAGGAACGGGTATCTTTGTTTTAACAGGGACGGGTGCTTTAAAAGCAGGACCAGGCCTGATGTTATCATTTGTCATTGCAGCTTTAGCATGTTTATTTACAGCTTTATGTTATGCAGAATTCGCTTCTATGGTGCCGATTTCTGGTTCGGCGTATACGTATACCTACACAACGTTAGGTGAGATTTTCGCTTTTATTATTGGTTGGGATTTAGCCCTAGAATATATGTTAGGGGTTAGTACTGTTTCAGTTGGTTGGTCTGGGTACTTCAATTCGTTATTAGTAGGATTAGGTATACATATTCCTGAACAACTAACTGCACCACTCGGCGTTACTACAGCTAATAACGAAAAAGGTATATTCAATTTACCTGCTTTTATTATTGTCATGTTAGTTACGACACTTATTTCTATAGGTATTAGAGAGACGAAAAAAGTAAATAATATAATGGTATTCATAAAAGTTGCTGTAATACTCTTGTTTATTGTTGTGGCAATATTTTATGTTAAACCAGATAATTTAACTCCATTTTTACCTTATGGTTTTTCAGGTGTTTTTGCTGCTGCAGCAACAGTATTTTTTGCATTTATAGGTTTTGATGCAGTTTCGTCTAGTGCTGAAGAAACAATCAACCCTGCTAAGACTATGCCTAAAGGGATAATAATTTCTTTAGTGATTTGTACAATTTTATATGTTTGTGTGTCATTAATAATGACTGGTGTGGTACCGTTTAAAATGTTTGCTCAATATGAAGCGCATCCTATTTCGGCAGTGTTGAAATACACGAATCAAAATTGGATATCGGGTGTTATTGACGTAGGGGCTATTCTTGGTATGACTACAGTTATGTTAGTAATGTTATACGGTCAAACGAGAGTTGCTTACGCAATGTCTAAAGATGGACTCATACCTAAAGTATTTTCAATTGTTAATAATAAAACTAATACACCCTTTATCGCTACGTGGATATTTGGTATCTCAGCTGGTTTATTAGGTGCACTTTTCTCTATAGAAACATTGTCAGAGATGGTAAGTATCGGTACGTTATCGGCATTTATATTAGTATCTGTATCTATTTTAATTTTACGTAAGACAGCACCTAATATAGATAGAAAATTTAAATGTCCATTAGTACCAATAGTACCGCTTCTTTCCATTTTCTTCTGTGCATTTCTAATATTGAATTTAGATGTCACGACTTGGATTAGATTTGTAGTTTGGTTAATCATAGGATTTATAATTTACTTTAGTTTTTCAATTAGAAATTCAAAATTAAATGCTTAA